The Herbiconiux sp. A18JL235 region AGCCGTTCTCCGAGCACATCGCTCCCTTCCTGCGGTGCCGGAGCGAGCCGCGTGCTCCCCGGGCGTGAGCGGCGTGTTGCGCCCAGACCGGAAATCTGATGGAATCCATTAAATCAGATTGAAACAGTTCTAATCACATTGAACTCTTTTGAAGCCACCTGCACCCGCAGTCCGGAGCACAGCTGCCCTGGAACTCTACTGCGTCCATTCCGACCCCTGAGAAGGACTCGACGATGACCTCTTTCCGCACGGCGACACTCGCTCTGCCCATCGGCGCCCTCTCCATCGCTCTGGCGATGGCGGGCTGCGCCGGTGGTTCTTCCAACCAGGGTTCGAACTCCACCCTGACCGTCGACACCTCGTTCGTCGTGAAGACGCTCGACCCCGGGATGGTCTACGAGCAGACCGGCAACACGGCGGTGCACGCGGTCTACGACACCCTGGTCACGTTCACCGGTTCCGACGTGACGACGCTGCAGCCGAGCCTGGCCTCGGCCTGGGAGCAGTCGGCCGACGGCACCACCTGGACCTTCACCATGAACGGCGATGCGGTCTTCTCCGACGGCAGCCCAGTGACGGCCGAGGATGCGGTGTTCAGCCTCAACCGGCTGAAGAACCTGCAGGGTTCCTCGTCACAGACCGTCGAAGGTCTCACCTTCGCCGCCGAGGGCGAGGACACCGTCGTCGTGACGAGCCCCACCCCCGACCCCAACATCCCCACCATCCTGGCGATGCCCGCGGCGAGCGTGATCAACTCCGAGGCGGCCAAGGAGATGGGCGCCTCGGATTCCGCCACCGCGGCCGCCGATGACACCGTCGGCACCCAGCTCGACACCATGAGCCTCGGCAGCGGCCCTTACGTCATCAAGAGTTATGACCCGACCTCGAAGATCGTGCTCGAGGCCAACCCCGAGTACTGGGGCGAGGCGCCCGCCTACGGCAGGGTCGTGATCCAGAACGTCGACGTTCAGAACCAGAAGCTGACCATCTCCAAGGCGACGTCCAACGAGATCGCCCTCGACCTTTCCGGGCCGCAGGCCGCCGAGCTGTCCGACGACCTTAACGTCTCGGGTGTCGCCGACACCTCCTACTTCCTCAGCCTCAACCAGGATCCCGCGGTGTCTCCGGTGACGAGCAACCCCGCCTTCGTGAAGGCGCTGCGGATGACCGTCGACGGTGAGAGCCTTGCCGAGATCTTCGGCGAAGGAGCCACCCCCGCCTCCGGTCTCGTGCCGCCCGCGTTCGGCGGGGCCCTGCCCGAGTCCGACGCCCCGGTGCAGGACATCGACGGCGCGAAGGCGCTGCTGGCAGAGGCCGGGCTCACCGGAGCGAAAGCGGCGCTGGTCTACCCCGCCATCACCTACCGTGGCGTCGACCTCGGAACCATCGTCACGAAGGTGCAGCAGGATGCCGCGGAGGCGGGAATCGAGCTCGAGCTGACCCCCCAGCCGATCAACGTCTTCCTGCAGTCGCAGTCCGAGGGCAAGAACGAGATCAACTTCTCGCCGAACAGCCTGAACTACCCCGCCTCCGACTCGCTCGTGAACAACATGGCCCCCGGTGCCTCGACCTCGCTCCGCTCCGGCTGGACGGTGGAGCGCGCCGATCCCTCGGCTGTGAGCGCCAGCGAGGCCGTCACGGCGGAGCTGACCCCCGAGGGTCGCAACGAGGCCATGCTGCAGTGGCAGACGGTGATGAACGAGGTCTCTCCGTTCATCCCGCTCGCCAACAACGCGGGCATCGTAGTGGCCACGAGCGACCTCGACGGCGCCGTGTACACCCCGGCGGGCTGGACCGTCGACCTCGCGGCCGTCACCAGCGCGAAGTAGCCGCCTGCCGGAGCGCCCCCGCAACCGCGGGGTGCGCTCCGGCGGTCACGTCCCCGGCGGCACGCTCGCACCGCCCTGCCCGATCGATGAAGACGGAACCATGTCCCCTGTCGTGAAACTGCTCGCCAAGCGGCTGCTCAGCGCCGTGATCCTGCTCTGGGGCGTCACGGTCGTCACCTTCCTGCTGGTGAACGTGGTGCCCGGAGACGCGGCCGCCGCGAACCTGTCGCAGCAGGCCTACGACGACCCGGAGATCCGTGCCGCCTACCGGGCCAAGTGGGGGCTCGACCAGCCGATCTGGGTGCAGTACGGGCGCTACCTCGGCAACATCCTGCAGGGCGATCTCGGCGTCTCTCAGCAGACCCACCGGCCCGTCACCGCCGACCTGCAGCAGTACGTGCCGGCCACCTTGGAGATCGCGATCCCCGCCATGCTGCTCGCCGTGGTCGTGGCGGTGGCACTCGGCATGCTCTCGGCGATGCGCAAGAACCGGCCCACCGACACGGGCATCCGTGCCGTCGCCCTGGTGGGCCTGTCGACTCCGCCGTTCTGGCTCGCCCTGGTCGCGCTCTACGTGTTCTTCTACCTGCTGGGCTGGGTGCCCAACGGAGGCCGGCTGAGCAACTTCTACGATGCGCCGCCCACCGTGACGGGGATGTACACGGTCGACGCCGTGCTCGCCGGGCAGTGGGACGTCTGGGCCGACGCGGTGTGGCACCTGCTGCTGCCCGTCGGCATCCTCACCGCTCTCACCGTCTCGGGCCTGGTGCGGTTCGTGCGCTCGGCCATGATCGAGGTGCTCGATGCCGAGTACATCCGCGCGGCAGTGGCCAAGGGACTGCCCGGGCGGCTGATCACCTGGCGGCACGTCTTCCGCGCGGGGCTGCTGCCGGTGCTCACGGTCTCGGGGCTGATGTTCGCGTCGCTGCTCGGCGGTGCGGTGCTGGTGGAGCAGATCATCTCCTGGCCCGGCCTCGGCCAGTACGCCTACAAGAGCGCGATCTCGCTCGATCTCTCCTCGATCCTCGGCGTGACGCTGTTCATCGCGGTGGTCTACACCATCATCAACCTCGTCGTCGACCTGATGTACAGCGTCATCGACCCCAGGATCGGAGCGAAATGACCATCCTGTCCCCGGACCGGGTCGCCGTCTCGCGGCTCGGCAGATTCGGTCGGCGCACCGGCCGTGACGGTCTGGCGCGCACGCGCACCTTCTGGCGGCCGCTGACGATCTTCTCCGTGGCGATCATCGTGCTCTGGTGCATCCTGGCGATCTTCGCGCCGTGGATCGCGCCCTACGACCCGCTGAAGACCGTCGGCGGCAACCTCACCGCGCCCAGCGCCGAGCACTGGATGGGCACCGACGACCTCGGCCGCGACATGCTGAGCCGTCTGATCTGGGGCTCGCGCCTGTCGTTGCCGCTCGCCGTGGCGATCGTCGCCTGCTCGCTCACGGTCGGCGGCATCGTCGGCCTCGCCGCCGGCTACTTCGGCCGGGCTGTCGACAACGTGGCGATGCGCCTCGCCGATCTGGTGCTGGCGTTCCCGCAGATCATCCTCGCCATGGCGGTGGCTGCGGCCTTCGGCCCGAGCGTCGGCAACGCCGTGCTCGCCCTCGTCATCGTGTCCTGGCCGCTCTACGCCAGGATCATCCGCAGCTCGGTGCTGAGCGTGCGTCAGCAGGAGTACGTCGTCTCCGGCAGGTTGCTCGGCTCCGGCACGCTTCGGTCGATGGTGAAGGACGTCATCCCGAACAGCGCCGGACCGGCTCTGGTGATGTCGACGATCGAGCTCGGGAACGCGATCCTCATGCTCGCTGCGCTCTCCTTCCTCGGCCTCGGGCCGCGACCGCCGGCGGCGGAGTGGGGGGCGATGATCGCGCTGGGGTCGCAGAACCTCACCAATTGGTGGGTGAGCCTGTTCCCGGGCCTGGCCATCCTCACCATCGTGATGGCCTTCAACCTGCTGGGCGACGCCCTGCAAGACCACCTCGACCCGCGATCCCGCACGGGGAGGAGCCGATGAGCACGCAGACCACTGCCCCCCTGCTCAGCATCGAGGGGCTCTCGGTGACCATGCCCACCCCGGCCGGTCTCACCGAGCTCGTGCGTGACACCGACATCGTGATCGGCGACGGCGAGATCGTGGGTCTGGCGGGCGAGAGCGGTTCGGGCAAGACCATGACCGCCTCGGCCGTGATGGGCATCCTGCCCCCCGGTGCGCGCGCGACCGGTCGCATCATGTTCGAAGGACGCAATCTCCTGGAACTGCGACGCAAGGAGCTCGACGCGGTGCGCGGGAACCGCATCGCGATCGTCTTCCAGGACCCGACGGCGGCGCTCCACCCCCTGCTCAGGATCGGCACCCAGATCACCGAGCACCTCATCGCGCACACCGGTGTCTCGAAGAAGCAGGCCGACGCCCGGGCCGTCGAGCTGCTCGAACTGGTGCGCATCACCGACCCGAAGAGCGCCGTCAAGGCGTACCCGCACCAGTTCTCCGGCGGCATGCGTCAGCGCGCGGCCATCGCCATCGCCCTCGCCTGCGAGCCCCGGGTGCTGATCGCGGACGAACCGACCACGGCACTCGACGTGACCGTGCAGGCGGGCATCCTGCGGCTGTTCGACCGGCTCGCCCGCGAGACCGGGGTCTCGATGCTGTTCATCACCCACGACCTCGGCGTGATGAGCTCGATCGCCGACCGCACCTACGTGTTCAAGGACGGCTCGGTGGTGGAGTCGGGTGTGACCTCGCTCATCCTCAACGATCCCCAGCACGAGTACACCAGGGCCCTCATCGACGCACGAGCGCAGTCGCTGGCGCCGAAGGCCGGCGAGCAGGCGGGAGGCGCCAGGTGAACATCCTCGAACTGAACGACATCGTCGTCACGCATCGCCGGAG contains the following coding sequences:
- a CDS encoding ABC transporter permease, with protein sequence MSPVVKLLAKRLLSAVILLWGVTVVTFLLVNVVPGDAAAANLSQQAYDDPEIRAAYRAKWGLDQPIWVQYGRYLGNILQGDLGVSQQTHRPVTADLQQYVPATLEIAIPAMLLAVVVAVALGMLSAMRKNRPTDTGIRAVALVGLSTPPFWLALVALYVFFYLLGWVPNGGRLSNFYDAPPTVTGMYTVDAVLAGQWDVWADAVWHLLLPVGILTALTVSGLVRFVRSAMIEVLDAEYIRAAVAKGLPGRLITWRHVFRAGLLPVLTVSGLMFASLLGGAVLVEQIISWPGLGQYAYKSAISLDLSSILGVTLFIAVVYTIINLVVDLMYSVIDPRIGAK
- a CDS encoding ABC transporter substrate-binding protein, with the translated sequence MTSFRTATLALPIGALSIALAMAGCAGGSSNQGSNSTLTVDTSFVVKTLDPGMVYEQTGNTAVHAVYDTLVTFTGSDVTTLQPSLASAWEQSADGTTWTFTMNGDAVFSDGSPVTAEDAVFSLNRLKNLQGSSSQTVEGLTFAAEGEDTVVVTSPTPDPNIPTILAMPAASVINSEAAKEMGASDSATAAADDTVGTQLDTMSLGSGPYVIKSYDPTSKIVLEANPEYWGEAPAYGRVVIQNVDVQNQKLTISKATSNEIALDLSGPQAAELSDDLNVSGVADTSYFLSLNQDPAVSPVTSNPAFVKALRMTVDGESLAEIFGEGATPASGLVPPAFGGALPESDAPVQDIDGAKALLAEAGLTGAKAALVYPAITYRGVDLGTIVTKVQQDAAEAGIELELTPQPINVFLQSQSEGKNEINFSPNSLNYPASDSLVNNMAPGASTSLRSGWTVERADPSAVSASEAVTAELTPEGRNEAMLQWQTVMNEVSPFIPLANNAGIVVATSDLDGAVYTPAGWTVDLAAVTSAK
- a CDS encoding ABC transporter permease, with the protein product MTILSPDRVAVSRLGRFGRRTGRDGLARTRTFWRPLTIFSVAIIVLWCILAIFAPWIAPYDPLKTVGGNLTAPSAEHWMGTDDLGRDMLSRLIWGSRLSLPLAVAIVACSLTVGGIVGLAAGYFGRAVDNVAMRLADLVLAFPQIILAMAVAAAFGPSVGNAVLALVIVSWPLYARIIRSSVLSVRQQEYVVSGRLLGSGTLRSMVKDVIPNSAGPALVMSTIELGNAILMLAALSFLGLGPRPPAAEWGAMIALGSQNLTNWWVSLFPGLAILTIVMAFNLLGDALQDHLDPRSRTGRSR
- a CDS encoding ABC transporter ATP-binding protein; amino-acid sequence: MSTQTTAPLLSIEGLSVTMPTPAGLTELVRDTDIVIGDGEIVGLAGESGSGKTMTASAVMGILPPGARATGRIMFEGRNLLELRRKELDAVRGNRIAIVFQDPTAALHPLLRIGTQITEHLIAHTGVSKKQADARAVELLELVRITDPKSAVKAYPHQFSGGMRQRAAIAIALACEPRVLIADEPTTALDVTVQAGILRLFDRLARETGVSMLFITHDLGVMSSIADRTYVFKDGSVVESGVTSLILNDPQHEYTRALIDARAQSLAPKAGEQAGGAR